In a genomic window of Polypterus senegalus isolate Bchr_013 chromosome 13, ASM1683550v1, whole genome shotgun sequence:
- the LOC120543086 gene encoding hemoglobin subunit pi-like has protein sequence MPLSGADKEVIAATWSKVSGKAAAIGADAFARMLYVFPQTKTYFSHFADLSPGSANVKGHGAKIIDAIAKAAANINNIEGSLKVLSELHAYNLRVDPVNFKLLAHCILVSLSITLGADFSPEAHLAWDKFLCEVAEVLSEKYR, from the exons ATGCCTCTCAGCGGAGCCGACAAGGAAGTGATCGCCGCCACCTGGAGCAAAGTCTCTGGCAAAGCTGCAGCGATCGGTGCAGATGCCTTCGCAAG GATGCTCTACGTCTTCCCCCAGACCAAGACCTACTTCAGCCACTTTGCTGACCTCTCCCCTGGCTCTGCCAATGTGAAGGGTCATGGTGCCAAAATCATTGATGCCATTGCTAAGGCAGCTGCCAACATCAACAACATTGAAGGAAGCCTGAAGGTCCTCAGcgagctccatgcctacaacctGAGGGTGGACCCCGTCAACTTCAAG CTTCTGGCTCACTGCATCCTGGTATCACTGTCTATTACCTTGGGAGCTGACTTCAGCCCTGAAGCTCACCTGGCATGGGACAAGTTCCTGTGTGAAGTCGCCGAGGTCCTGTCTGAGAAGTACCGATAA